A window of the Gossypium hirsutum isolate 1008001.06 chromosome A05, Gossypium_hirsutum_v2.1, whole genome shotgun sequence genome harbors these coding sequences:
- the LOC107959627 gene encoding F-box protein At5g39450: MLPETCGSSLFLALPDDVFAIISRSLSLKDMCNLSICCKSLSALVASEKIWLSQCDVVGIVPTRDLVEWREGVVSYKALCRFLVRVKPLIGIWVHQNPELGNVVYVMPGFVSVVGCRIIPQELGPLGIEDGPILWAPVFEIIGDFDGSTTFLLHGREKGCDFLYPGLVESVEQNCNVLFLEVEPREKRNGCKLLPSKSFTHHSTEEISRKVCRSNSGLSRSQQVSGRSEAVVPFSRLAFGDRRTLLETVTGQVRLMVTDSICEPLFPRLREDAENFQKDLILLLQRRSSLLQMYKFGSDHSCTDLNESTAISAGPIQLELSDIRKSLDRSSSSSTSTSTSLNGDDSQTHGNNRKSIGGYFRASIKQILRKSSSLNGGRAMSRLNSSSGENRHALLHDFLNSGDTIGLTLHATTMKLSAYRAWPNMHDTQFALYKLPMRVPMEDQEYAGLWGGTFGWPPGRPTEDKPGKALFFLLLSYEETDGKRSLIATKILEGTHYVLHPNGSAMFIVNIDEPSLDPFPWDSDADSHPVSVKHAFMGEGIANGYGFRYPGSKPGSLFVIQNGLLAFIWKESRAVLTLQRLNLQDLLKKGEQVPALPPVANFSYLTKSYSNVFAGFSNTSTFSSSLRQRHI; this comes from the exons ATGTTACCCGAAACTTGTGGTTCTAGCTTGTTTCTTGCGTTACCTGATGATGTGTTTGCTATCATATCACGGTCCCTTTCACTAAAGGATATGTGTAATCTTAGTATATGTTGCAAAAGTCTATCTGCACTTGTAGCCTCTGAAAAGATTTGGCTCAGTCAATGTGATGTAGTTGGAATTGTGCCTACAAGGGACCTAGTGGAGTGGAGGGAAGGTGTAGTATCTTATAAGGCGCTTTGTCGCTTCCTTGTTAGAGTAAAGCCATTAATTGGGATTTGGGTTCACCAGAATCCTGAGCTTGGCAATGTAGTCTATGTAATGCCTGGTTTTGTTTCTGTTGTTGGATGTCGAATAATTCCGCAAGAGCTTGGCCCGTTAGGAATCGAGGATGGCCCCATTCTGTGGGCACCAGTGTTTGAAATTATTGGTGATTTTGATGGTTCTACCACGTTTCTTCTTCACGGTAGGGAGAAAGGATGTGACTTTTTATATCCTGGTTTGGTGGAATCCGTGGAGCAGAACTGCAATGTGCTATTTCTTGAGGTTGAGCCTAGAGAAAAAAGGAATGGATGTAAATTGTTGCCTAGTAAGAGCTTTACTCATCATTCCACTGAGGAGATTTCAAGAAAGGTTTGTAGATCAAATAGTGGTTTATCGAGATCACAACAGGTCTCTGGACGGAGCGAGGCTGTAGTTCCTTTTAGTCGGTTAGCTTTTGGTGATAGAAGAACGTTGCTTGAGACTGTCACCGGCCAAGTTCGTCTAATGGTTACTGATTCTATATGTGAGCCTCTATTTCCACGATTGAGGGAGGACGCAGAGAATTTCCAAAAAGATTTGATACTTCTGTTGCAGCGAAGATCGTCGCTTCTTCAGATGTATAAATTTGGTAGTGATCACAGTTGCACAGATTTGAATGAGAGTACTGCGATTTCTGCTGGTCCTATTCAGTTGGAACTCAGTGACATTAGAAAGAGCCTTGACCGTTCTAGTTCTAGTTCTACTTCTACTTCTACTTCTCTGAATGGAGATGATAGTCAGACACATGGCAACAATAGGAAAAGTATAGGTGGGTACTTCAGAGCCAGCATTAAGCAAATTCTTCGGAAATCTAGTTCTCTCAATGGTGGTCGAGCAATGTCAAGACTTAATTCTTCTAGCGGTGAGAATAGGCATGCTCTACTtcatgattttctaaattcagggGATACTATAGGGCTGACATTGCATGCAACGACAATGAAGTTATCAGCTTATCGAGCTTGGCCTAATATGCATGATACACAGTTTGCTCTTTACAAGCTGCCCATGCGGGTTCCTATGGAGGACCAAGAGTATGCTGGTTTATGGGGAGGAACATTTGGTTGGCCTCCAGGAAGGCCAACTGAAGACAAGCCTGGGAAAGCTCTGTTCTTTCTTTTGCTCTCTTACGAAGAGACAGATGGAAAACGGTCTCTCATTGCAACTAAAATATTGGAAGGCACCCACTATGTTCTGCACCCAAATGGTTCTGCAATGTTCATAGTGAATATTGATGAACCTTCACTTGACCCATTTCCTTGGGATAGTGATGCAGATTCGCATCCTGTCAGTGTGAAGCATGCTTTCATGGGAGAAGGTATTGCAAATGGATATGGTTTTAGATATCCTGGCTCAAAGCCTGGCTCTCTTTTTGTTATTCAAAATGGTCTGCTTGCCTTCATATGGAAGGAATCCAGGGCTGTCTTGACCCTGCAAAGACTCAACTTGCAAGATCTTTTGAAGAAAGGTGAACAGGTGCCTGCTTTACCTCCAGTTGCCAACTTTTCATATTTGACCAAATCCTACTCAAATGTGTTTGCGGGGTTCTCAAACACCTCAACGTTTTCATCTTCCTTAAG GCAAAGGCATATCTAG